Within the Natrinema pellirubrum DSM 15624 genome, the region CTGCGCCGGGTTTTCTTCCTGATCGATCTGGTCAGTCTGTCCAGTATTACTGACTGTATCTTTTTGCTCACCATCCCAATCAGACTGATCAGCATTACCAGTATTACTGCCCATCTTTTTTTGTTCTTCTGACTGGCCAGTAGTACTGACTTCTTCTTCCTGTTCCTCTGGTTGGTCACTCTGTTCAGTCTCGTCAGCAAACGGGTTTTGGCCACCAGATTTCATGCTGTGACCTCTGTCGTCGCAAATTGATCGGCAATGAATTCGGCTAGCTCGTCGAACTTCTCGAGCGTCGGTTCTTCGTAATCGCGAAGATCGCGGTAGTCATCATTCTCCGCGAGTTCGTAGATCGACACTTGGTTGTCCCACGCATCACCAAGCATCGATCCACGCTCGCCGATCGACACAGGGGCGATCGGTAGCGACTCCTCCTGGAGTGCATTGAGATATTTCTGGTTCACGTTCGTTCCTTTGACCTTGTTCGGGACGGCACCGAGAACACCGACGTCGATATCTCCGAGTTCAGTCTCGAGGCCGCTCACCACATCACGGAGGCCCTGAACACTCCGTTCGCCTTTCGGAGATGGTTCGAAGGGGATGAGAAGGTTCGACGTTGCGTAAACCGCGTTGTACAGGTGTTGTCCCTCAGACGCTGGTGGGTCAATGATGATAACGTCGTATTCTGAGGGAATACCAGCGTCGACGAGGACCTGTCGGAGCTGCTTTTCCTTCTCAAACTCCCCCTCGAGACTCGTCTGGTCCTCGAGTTCCTTGGCCGTCGTGAGGAGATCAGCAAGGTTGCCGAGATTATTGTGGCTTGGAACGAGATCGACGCCTTCAGTCGACTGGATGAGGTCATGAAAATCGCCTCGTGGTCGGTCAACCATATGGAGCACGAGATTGTCAGCCTCGCTATCAGCTTTCAGATCATCGAGACCGAAGTGATTGGTTAGGCCGCCATCCTGCGGATCCATATCGATCCCGAGAACTTTCATTCCTTGATTCGCGTGCGCACGCATGAGGTTAGCCGCAAGCGTCGTCTTTCCGACGCCACCCGCCTCGGACCAGACTGTATACGGAATCATACACGCTAAGCAGATGGTCTCCCAATATAAAAATACTAGCCAGACAAGACAGTATTGCTGGCCAGTAATACTGCCCAGTGTTACTAGCCAAAATAGAATACGAACGTCCGAGCATTTCAGTCAGTAAGTTTATAGGAAATCAAGAGTAGCGCCACTCGCTGATAAAGCGTCAAGAAGAGATCATAGCCGCAGTTATAGGATGAACAGGCGCAAAGCCTCCGCTTCAGCGCGGGGTGGGTGTCAATCAGACGAGATTTTTGGCAGTCGCGATGTCTGTTAAATCCTCAACGACATCATCAATCCGGTTATCTTCTCCAAGAATATCTAATGTTGCCTCCAAATCAGTTTTCACCTCAAAGCGGTAGTGTGATCCGCCCTGAATCCCCCGGTTCCGTGTTTCCACGATAAGGAACCCCTGCATCCCGAGAGATTGCAAGTGATCGCGAACCCGTCGTTCGACAAGCTGATTTGAATCGAGAATAGCAGCGATATCCTTGTATTTCTGATAGACTTGTCGTGTTCGTGCCGGTGTTTCTTCGTCTATCTCGAGGGCAACAACAGAAAGCAACGCTAGCTGGTCCTGTGTCGTCAGGCTCCGCATTCCTTCTTCGATTCGCTTTCGTTCTAAGATATCACGTGCTTCGCGAACATGTAATTCACAAATCACTTCATCATCGTTGTTTAGGGCGAGTTCTCCTGCCTTGTACAGCAATCGGATCGCTTGCCGGGCACTGCCTTCGTCTTGAGCGGCAAATGCTGAGCAGAGTGGGATGACATCGCCATCAAGAACACCGTCGACAAATGCACGTTCGGCTCGGCGTTCTAGAATACTCGTGAGTTGATTAGCGTTGTATGGTGCGAACTCGATCTCGCTATCGTACAGTGAATCTTTGACTTTTGGAGAAAGATTGTCACGGAACTCTAGATCATTGCTGATACCAATAACAGAAATCCATTGGTTCCCAAGATGGCCGTTCTTCCTGGCCCTCGGAAGTTCGTATAAAAGGTCATCATTGCTACCAATCGAGTCGATCTCGTCAATGACAATAATGATTGTTTCATTGAGGCCGCGTAATTCATCATAGAGCAGGTCAAACATACTCTGTTGATCAATGCCGCTCGGCTTCTTAGACCCGTCACGAATTTCCTTGATGAGGTGCGCAGCGAGCTGATAGGATGTTGATTGATTGTTCGCGCTGGTTTTGATGACGCTTAATTCCAAGTCGTCCTGAGAGTTCGCATACTCGTTTAGGAGATCAAGTTCGTGATCAATGGCGACTGTTTTACCTTGACCTGTTTTACCATAGAGAAATAGATTGTGAGCGTTAACACCGCGTGTTGCGGGGGCGAGCGCATTCCGGATTTCATCGAGTTCTTTTTCCCTCTCTGGGAGTTTCTCAGGTTGCCAGTCCTCTTTCAAGACAGACTCATCAGAAAATATCTCGACTGTACTGCCGTATGGATTGCTGTTGAGGCCCGTATCAGATGAATTCGCTCCGTCGCCGGACATTACATGTGGGACCAATGTAATGAGTGATTATAAACCCCCGTGTCCGGTGTGTCCAGTGTGTCCGCATACTCGATTCTTTGTATACCCCCACACCCCACCATGTCCGCATAATCTTGTGAGAAAGAACCCCTGCTTCACGTAGAACCAGCGAAGGCTCTAGAGAAGAGAAAGAACTAAGTTAAATCTGATACAACCAAACCCGCACTAGCGAAAATCCAACTAATTAATAATATGATATAACGAAAACCGCTGTAGTGCGGAGCGTCTGACACTCTTGCGGATAGATTATGCGGACGCGGTGGGGGGTCCCTCTTGTGTTGTTCTCTTACTATTGCTCTCTTCGGAGGAATTATGCGGACACGGTGGGGAGGGGGAGCTACTCACCACAGGGACTTCTACAGAGATACAGCGAGAGTTGCTCTGTTGCAGCGTCGAATAGCACCAGTTTCAGCCTTGTTCTCGGCTGATTTCCGTGAGGCTTGTGGGGAATTGGACGCCGTCTTGCGATATGAGGTCGAAACGGCCGATCATACGGCAGTGTAAGAATCTTGCCAAACAGCACGTGGATAACCCTGACGAACCCGCTGCGCCGGACGGCGCCAGCGGGTTCGCCGAGTGGACTCAGATCGCGTTTATCCTCTTGCATGCGGAACTCGACAAAGATTTCCGAGAGACTGAAGCATGGTTCAATGACTCCAGAGCCATCCGTGAAGAGCTTAACATCGACAAATCGCCGGATCACACCACGCTCTGTCGATGGGAGCAACAGGTCGACATGCGTGAACTCCGCAGCCTGCTCCGCCGCAGTGCGGAGCAGGCTGGCTGGTCGGGAACAGCAGCAATCGACGCCAGTGGCTTCCAGCGAGATCAAACCAGCTATCATTACCGGAATCGTGCTGGCTTCTCGTTTCACAAGCTGAAGACAACGATTTTGGTCGATACAGAGTCACTGGCGATCAAAGACGTTCATTTCACGACGAAGCGCAAGTGGGACGGACACATCGGCTTGCAGGTCTATCGGCGCAACGCCGAAGACCTGCAAGAGTTCCTTGCAGATGCGAACTATTCGTGGTCAGATCTCAGAGAGGAGTGTCGCGCTGGCGCGACACGACCGCTAATCAAACACAGGGAGCACAATGCGCTGAAGAAAGCGCATAACGCTCGGATGGACGAAGATCTGTACCATCAGCGGACACTGAGTGAGACTGCGTTCTCACTGCTGAAGGATGACGGTGAGAAGTTACGCTCTCGGAGCTGGCACGGCCAGTTCCGAGAGCTCACGCGCAAGTGTATCGTGCATAACCTATCGCAGGCGGCGAGTTAGGGCTCGCCGCCTGCTCTCTTTCTCTGGACGTATCCGCCAGAGACATCGCCGTCATCCACGTACGGGTTCTCACAAAGTGACCTAATTCTGATGGTTGCAGAATCAACGAACTGTACTCCTCCCACATCATCCAGATCTCAAAACAATCAGTACAGGAGTTCTAACGCCATCTACCTGGATATCAAAATTTCAATACTGCCGCCGTCTTGCGTTCAACAGAGCAGCGAGAGTGCCTCGGGGTCGTTCAGACGACCTCCGGCCTTCCGTGACGAAGCGAATCAGCAATCTGTGATGTCTGCAAAATCGTCGATTTCGCTTGATGGCGAGAGAGCGTTATTCCCTCGAATCACTTGACCCCAAGGCTTCACCTTGGGACTTGTCCTCAAGGAGCTTTACACAATTATGCGGACATGGTGGGGCCCCCTCATTTCAGAACCTTCCGTTTCATCGGTCAAACACTCACCATCAGAACCGGTACTGTCTGATCCAGCGACTGCTTTCGCACGCTCGAGCTCACGGATCTCTCGCTGAGCCTGTCGTTCGAGCAGTTCGGCTCGGCAATAGCGTGCACGTTGGTTAACCTCAGTACCTCACAAAGCCGGTTAGTTAGAACGTCTGCTTGCTGATGGTGTGTTCAAGACCAAGCAAGCAGACAATGAGATCCACGAAGACCAGCTCCTTAACTTTCTCGTCAACACGCTCAGCGATGAAATCGATCTTGATCTCGGCGATAATGCTGAAATCGACGCTGAGGAAATCTACGAGGTCCTCGTCGGCGCATGCGCCGACGGGACCTCGGTCTCTACGCTGTGTGGTTCCAGCGAGAACTCACCGCCTGCAAACACGATCCTTTACCACCTCCGGACGAAGTTCGAGCCGGAACGGCTCGAACGAGTCGCTAACACGCTTCTTCGTCGGGATATCGTCGAACTGCTCCCCGAGCAGGTGGAGGTCTGCGCAGACCTCCACCTGCGGCCCTACTACGGTGACGAAGACGACACAGACGGCCTCTACCACTCCGAAGCCAAGCGCGGAACCACCGCGTTCCACGCCTACGCGACACTGTACGCGCGTGTGAAGAACAAGCGACACACGCTGGCGGTGCGCCGTCTTGAAGACGGCGACACCGCCAGCAGCGTCCTCGCGGAGTTTCTTGGAGTACTCGACGGCCTTGACACCGAGGTCAAGGCCGTCTACCTCGATCGCGGCTTCTACGACAGCAAGTGTCTCACGCTACTCCAGGCGCACAACTACGCCTACGTGATGCCGATCATCCGGTGGGGGAAGGCGATTCAGCAGGAACTCTCGGAAGGATGGAGTCGCGTCATCGACCACGACCTGACAGGGAAACTCGACGGTCACAGCTGGACCGTCGAGTTTCCCGTCTACATCGACTGTACATACCTGAATGGACGGTACGACGAGCACGGCGTGGCGCGTCACGGCTACGCCGCTGACGCGCCGTTCATCGACACACCACGCCAGGCTCGATACCACTACACCAAACGGTTCGGTATCGAATCGAGCTATCGCCTATCCGAGCAAGCGATAGCGACGACAACGACGCGAAATTCGACGGTGAGACTGCTGTACGTCGTGGTGAGTCTGCTGTTGCAGAACGCGTGGCGGTACCTCCACTACGAATACGTGGCGACGCCCCGCCGAGGCGGGCGTCGCCTCTGGTGGTGGCCGTACAAGGAGTTCGTCAATATGGTTCGGAGGGCTGCGTGGACGGCCCTCGCGGTGCGTCGGGCCGTCCCCGCAAACCGGCCACCTGACGACCGGTTCCACCGGTAGTCACTGACCGAGCCCGCTTCTTCGTGAGTGGCAACGCTGTCGCGTCGGCGGCTGACCGCCGCCGACAGCGACAGCTCCGCCTTCGCTCAGCGTCGCTCAACCGTTACCGACGACTCATCACAGCAGAACAGGTGGCTCAGGTCAGGTCAACTGGCGATGCTTTGTGAGGTACTGAACCTTGTCCAGTGACTCAGATCTGTTCTACGGGCGGATCGAGCGTCTCTTGGATTGGTTGGCAAGTGGTTTCAGCCACCCCCTACCCCGAGCATCTTGAGGCTAGAATGAGTACTGGTGGATATGTCATGGACCGAAAAGGAGGAAGAACGGGAAGAGCGCATTAAAATGCGTATCACCGTCGATACATACAGCGCCGAAGAGCAGGCGTGGGGATGGTACGCCTATTTGGACGATATGATGGACTTCCCGTTCCAAGCGCGCTGTGTCTCCGAGCGAGAGGAGTCTCCCCTCAAGGAAGGCGAAACGATACGCGTGATTGGAATGTCCCCGACAGATCCGACTCTCAGCCAGATGTTCGTGACGATAGAGTGGATGGACAGAGAACTTGGCGTACCGCTAGAGCAACTGGAACCTCTCGAAACCGGTCGTGACACAGAACAAGCGATTGCAGACTGGCAGTACTGGCTCGACCGCTAACAACCGTGGCTCCTGACTGGGCTATCCACAACCGTGACCCCTCTCGGAGTCCAGCACCAAGGCACTCGCCTGTTTGTAGAAGGACAAGACGGACGAATGCCTCAGTGGAACCCAAGAAACCCACATATTGAATCCGGTCGGGGACCTCTGTCTATACACTGAATGCGAGTCGAATTCGACGACGGGACGCTCCTACTCCGTGATGCCCCCGACGATATCCCCTATGCGGAGTGGGACGACCGCGTCGACGAGTACCGAACGCAAGCATATCGATATCGATCCCTCCTCGAATGGGTAGGCGCCTGGTCGGACGGAAACGAGCAGGCAACGCTTCAGGACGGCTTCGCTCACGCTCTCGAAGACACCGCGCGGGCCTATCCTGCCCTCGATCTCACGCCACCGCTCCACATCGAGCCACGTGACTACCAGCAGGCCGCTCTCGACGCCTGGATCGACCATGGCCGCCAGGGGAGTGTTGTTCTCCCGACTGGCAGCGGGAAGACGTTTCTTGGGCTGCAAGCAATTGCTGACGCCGGCGTGAGTGCGCTCGTCGTGACACCAACGATTGACCTGATGAATCAGTGGCACGCCACACTCACCAACGCCTTTGGCGATCACCTCACAGAACCGATCGGCGTTCTCGGCGGCGGCAGCCACGAGGTCACCGCAATCACCGTCACTACCTACGATAGTGCCTACCGCTACATCAACGAATACGGCGACCAGTTCGGCTTACTCGTCGTCGACGAGGAACATCACCTGCCGGCGCCGACCTACCGGCAGATCCCCGAAATGACGATCGCACCGTATCGGCTGGGACTGACCGCTACCTACGAACGGCCTGACGGCAAGCATGAACTCCTCGAGGATCTCATCGGTCCGGTTGTCTATGAAGAGGCTGTCGACGAACTCGCTGGCGAGTACCTCAGCGAGTACGAAACCATCCACATGTCTGTCGAGCTCACGGCCGAGGAACGGGAGACATACGACGAGGAGTACCAGCACTATCGCGACTACGTCGATAGCCACGAGTTCGACCTCTGGAAAGAGGAGGGTTATCAGGAGTTCCTCAAACGGACGTCCTACGATCCAAAGGGGCGGCGGGCACTCATCGCCAAGCAGCGCGCCGAGCGTATCGCCCGAACGGCAGAGAAAAAACTCGAGACACTCGACAACCTGCTCAAACGTCACCACGATGACCGCGCGATTATCTTCACTGCGAACAACGACTTCGCCTACGAAATCTCTCAGGAATTTATCGTCCCCTGCATTACCCATCAAACGAAGACGGACGAGCGCACCGAGATTCTCGAGCGGTTTCGGACTGGCGAGTACTCGATGCTGGCAACGTCACGGGTGCTTGATGAGGGGATTGACGTTCCCGCTGCGAACGTGGGGATTATCCTGTCGGGAAGTGCTTCGAAACGGCAGTATGCCCAGCGGCTTGGACGCATCCTCCGGCCGACAGATGACCGCCAGCCAGCACGCCTCTACGAAATCATCACGGCAGACACGATGGAAACGTACGTATCCCAACAGCGCCGACAGGGGGTGACGACGAATGCTGACGGCTGACCTGGCTCGCTCTCGTACCACCGGCGATGCAATCAAGCCGCTGTTTATCGATCCAACGGATGAGAACTACCGAGAGACGGCACGCGAACTCATTGCGCTGTTCGATGCCCATCTCGGTGAGCCGAAAGGCGATCTCGAGGATGCGATTGACGAACTCACCGTGGCGGATACCGACTACAAGATCGTCCAGGGACTGGCGAAACTGCTTCTGGACGAGTGTGAGTTCGAAGTCAGATCTCCAGTCGAGCCTCGTGAGATCCGCCAGCGCCTGTTCGAGAAAGCTAACGAACGGTATCCGGTTGTTCGCCAGCCTACGCTCGGTGACGACACACAGAAGATAGAGGTGTATAGTGCAGTTGCTGATGAGTTGGGTATCTCACTCGAAGCATGCTACCGCGGGATGTATGCTGACCTCGAGGAGAACAAACGACTTGTCCAGATCGGCACGCGGACCGCTGACCAGTATGCCGGTGCTGGCGAGCAATCGACCACAACGACGACACTGACTGGCAGTAGTGACGGCGAGTACGAACACACTGATCTGACGGTCGACTGGCTGGTCACTCGCTACAATCTTGCGCTCGCCCAGGCGGTCCTCTACGACGCAACCGAGATGCGAATCCGTGTCTGGGATCATTTCGGGACGGTATTCAGCTATGTCAAACTCTTCGGACTGATGCATCGGATCTATCCGATCGATTCTGATGGCAAGCGTGTCGAACGAACCGACCATGCCGATGGCTACGAGGCCATACTTGACGGTCCAGCGTCGTTGTTCTCTCAATCACAAAAGTATGGCATCCGGTTGGCGAATTTTCTGCCAGCATTGCCCCTCTGTGACCGCTGGGAGATGACTGCTACAGTACTGATCGATGAGACAGCGGGTGAGACACGGCAACTCAGACTGTACGACACTGACGGACTCGATTCACACTATAGTACCGGCAGGCAGTTCGATAGCGATCTTGAGCAGACACTCGCCCAGAAATGGGAGCGAGCGACCACGGACTGGGAGTTACTACGCGAAAACGATGTATTTGACCTCGGTGATGAGGTGATGATCCCCGATTTCGCGATCGAGCATCCGGATGGCCGGCGAGCGATTCTCGAGATCATCGGATTCTGGACACCCGAGTATCTCGAGTCGAAGCTGAAGAAAATACGCCAAGCAGATGCTGAGAATCTCCTTGTCGCAGTCTCCGAACAGTTAGACTGCTCGAATGATGACTTCGGTGAAACGAGCGAGCGGGTGCTCTGGTTCAAGACCGGAATTCATGTCTACGACCTGGTTGAACTGGCAGAAGAGTATTCGATTTGAGAACGGAACTCTCAGTATGTTTTCGACTGGCAGATGATTCGTGTCATGTGCAGTCGCGTCCGCGTAACTGAGAATCGGGAAGAGATTGATAATGAGGACATCGGATATATTACCTGTCGCGTGATCCACTGCGCGCGACACTGCCCGGATTCAATCATCGCCCACCCTCAGTCCCGTCCGGTGTTGATCGCTGTCCCCGGTCCGCCGGACATACCGCTTTTCGAGACTCGAGACACACCGTGTGCAGAGGACACACCGTGTGCAGAGTGACCGACGGGACGCGTTCCACGATGGCGTTCTCTCGGACGATGTAATTCCGCTGACGGCGGCACTAGCCGCCCAAGAACACGGTGATGCCAGAAAGGCCATCGAGATTCTTCGTCACGCCGGCGAGCTTGCCGAGCGAGAAAACGTCGAGACGGTCGTCGAGGAGCACGTTCGCGATGCCCAGGAGTGGGCTGAAATTGATCGGTTCGAGGAGCTGCTACGCGGATCGACAACCCAGGTCAAGTTCATCCTCTACTCTCTCGCGCTGCTCACCGATGAGAATCCGAACGAGGATGGATTCTCTACCAACCGGATTTACGAACGGTATCAAGCGACGACAGAGAAAGCTGATGCGAAGACTCTCAGCGAACACCGCGTGTATGAGCTGTTGAAAGAGCAGGCGTTCCTCGGTGTCGTTGAATCAACTCGGACCGGGGGTGGCTGGGGTGAAGGCAGTTATCTTGAGCATCGGCTGGTTCAGGATACCGGCATCGTGCTGAAATCTGTCCTCCGGGACAGCCGGTTGGAAGACTTGGCCTAGTTCCCGTTTCGGTCGCTGACCACACCCCTGATCACGAGTGTATCTCTCGATACGTCGGAAACGTGGGGCGGGTGTCCTCCCTCATCGAGTTTTACTCGTCCGGGTTGACCGGGCCCTTGTACTGAGAACGAATCTTCTCTCCCTCCCGCCACTGCCAGTAGTAGTAGCGATTATCGTTGATCTCCTTGATTGTGATCGTTGCTTTGGCCGGGACGTCATCCGGAAGATCGTCCGGTCGTTCTTCGACCTCTTCTTGATCTGCTGACTCCTCGAGACGGGCCTCTCGTTCCTTGTGCTCGGCGAGCGCTTCAGCGTACGTAGCAACGTCTCGGAGCTGCTCCGGGTCCGACTCGTTGAGCGTGTTGACGATCTCCTTCGGGAGGTTCGCCGGTGGGGTCGGGGGTTCGTAGGACATCGGCTACTCTCGTGTTAACCAACACGGCCCACGAATCCATAGTTTTGTTGGTTAAAACGATGTAGACGGTTCTCGTGATTCCTGGCTGTAACACTACTCGAAACTTCTTTATATACAAGTTTCGTACTATGTTACACCGTGCTC harbors:
- a CDS encoding Cdc6/Cdc18 family protein, translating into MSGDGANSSDTGLNSNPYGSTVEIFSDESVLKEDWQPEKLPEREKELDEIRNALAPATRGVNAHNLFLYGKTGQGKTVAIDHELDLLNEYANSQDDLELSVIKTSANNQSTSYQLAAHLIKEIRDGSKKPSGIDQQSMFDLLYDELRGLNETIIIVIDEIDSIGSNDDLLYELPRARKNGHLGNQWISVIGISNDLEFRDNLSPKVKDSLYDSEIEFAPYNANQLTSILERRAERAFVDGVLDGDVIPLCSAFAAQDEGSARQAIRLLYKAGELALNNDDEVICELHVREARDILERKRIEEGMRSLTTQDQLALLSVVALEIDEETPARTRQVYQKYKDIAAILDSNQLVERRVRDHLQSLGMQGFLIVETRNRGIQGGSHYRFEVKTDLEATLDILGEDNRIDDVVEDLTDIATAKNLV
- a CDS encoding DEAD/DEAH box helicase family protein, yielding MRVEFDDGTLLLRDAPDDIPYAEWDDRVDEYRTQAYRYRSLLEWVGAWSDGNEQATLQDGFAHALEDTARAYPALDLTPPLHIEPRDYQQAALDAWIDHGRQGSVVLPTGSGKTFLGLQAIADAGVSALVVTPTIDLMNQWHATLTNAFGDHLTEPIGVLGGGSHEVTAITVTTYDSAYRYINEYGDQFGLLVVDEEHHLPAPTYRQIPEMTIAPYRLGLTATYERPDGKHELLEDLIGPVVYEEAVDELAGEYLSEYETIHMSVELTAEERETYDEEYQHYRDYVDSHEFDLWKEEGYQEFLKRTSYDPKGRRALIAKQRAERIARTAEKKLETLDNLLKRHHDDRAIIFTANNDFAYEISQEFIVPCITHQTKTDERTEILERFRTGEYSMLATSRVLDEGIDVPAANVGIILSGSASKRQYAQRLGRILRPTDDRQPARLYEIITADTMETYVSQQRRQGVTTNADG
- a CDS encoding DUF790 family protein, which gives rise to MLTADLARSRTTGDAIKPLFIDPTDENYRETARELIALFDAHLGEPKGDLEDAIDELTVADTDYKIVQGLAKLLLDECEFEVRSPVEPREIRQRLFEKANERYPVVRQPTLGDDTQKIEVYSAVADELGISLEACYRGMYADLEENKRLVQIGTRTADQYAGAGEQSTTTTTLTGSSDGEYEHTDLTVDWLVTRYNLALAQAVLYDATEMRIRVWDHFGTVFSYVKLFGLMHRIYPIDSDGKRVERTDHADGYEAILDGPASLFSQSQKYGIRLANFLPALPLCDRWEMTATVLIDETAGETRQLRLYDTDGLDSHYSTGRQFDSDLEQTLAQKWERATTDWELLRENDVFDLGDEVMIPDFAIEHPDGRRAILEIIGFWTPEYLESKLKKIRQADAENLLVAVSEQLDCSNDDFGETSERVLWFKTGIHVYDLVELAEEYSI
- a CDS encoding IS5-like element ISNpe14 family transposase: MRSKRPIIRQCKNLAKQHVDNPDEPAAPDGASGFAEWTQIAFILLHAELDKDFRETEAWFNDSRAIREELNIDKSPDHTTLCRWEQQVDMRELRSLLRRSAEQAGWSGTAAIDASGFQRDQTSYHYRNRAGFSFHKLKTTILVDTESLAIKDVHFTTKRKWDGHIGLQVYRRNAEDLQEFLADANYSWSDLREECRAGATRPLIKHREHNALKKAHNARMDEDLYHQRTLSETAFSLLKDDGEKLRSRSWHGQFRELTRKCIVHNLSQAAS
- a CDS encoding ParA family protein, whose amino-acid sequence is MIPYTVWSEAGGVGKTTLAANLMRAHANQGMKVLGIDMDPQDGGLTNHFGLDDLKADSEADNLVLHMVDRPRGDFHDLIQSTEGVDLVPSHNNLGNLADLLTTAKELEDQTSLEGEFEKEKQLRQVLVDAGIPSEYDVIIIDPPASEGQHLYNAVYATSNLLIPFEPSPKGERSVQGLRDVVSGLETELGDIDVGVLGAVPNKVKGTNVNQKYLNALQEESLPIAPVSIGERGSMLGDAWDNQVSIYELAENDDYRDLRDYEEPTLEKFDELAEFIADQFATTEVTA
- a CDS encoding calcium-binding protein — translated: MSWTEKEEEREERIKMRITVDTYSAEEQAWGWYAYLDDMMDFPFQARCVSEREESPLKEGETIRVIGMSPTDPTLSQMFVTIEWMDRELGVPLEQLEPLETGRDTEQAIADWQYWLDR
- a CDS encoding ISH3 family transposase, whose amino-acid sequence is MFKTKQADNEIHEDQLLNFLVNTLSDEIDLDLGDNAEIDAEEIYEVLVGACADGTSVSTLCGSSENSPPANTILYHLRTKFEPERLERVANTLLRRDIVELLPEQVEVCADLHLRPYYGDEDDTDGLYHSEAKRGTTAFHAYATLYARVKNKRHTLAVRRLEDGDTASSVLAEFLGVLDGLDTEVKAVYLDRGFYDSKCLTLLQAHNYAYVMPIIRWGKAIQQELSEGWSRVIDHDLTGKLDGHSWTVEFPVYIDCTYLNGRYDEHGVARHGYAADAPFIDTPRQARYHYTKRFGIESSYRLSEQAIATTTTRNSTVRLLYVVVSLLLQNAWRYLHYEYVATPRRGGRRLWWWPYKEFVNMVRRAAWTALAVRRAVPANRPPDDRFHR